From a region of the Pirellulales bacterium genome:
- a CDS encoding SDR family oxidoreductase: MTNSAKAPPAEQPVALVTGAGAPRIGSVVARALSARGYRLAVHANTSIVDAQRLADELSAAGSESITVAADVRDERAVSAAVRRAHDHFGRIDALVNCAAIWQKKRLEEVTADDVRRNFEINTLGTFLFCQQVGQIMVGQTQGGTIVNFGDWAIARPYLDYAAYFPSKGAIPTLTRTFAAELASRNPRIRVNAILPGPVMLPDDLSPSERAKAIAGTLLRREGSPQNIAQAVVFLLENDYITGVCLPVDGGRSVFGI, from the coding sequence TTGACGAACTCGGCAAAAGCACCTCCGGCCGAACAACCGGTGGCGCTGGTGACTGGCGCCGGCGCTCCGCGGATTGGGAGCGTCGTGGCACGCGCCCTTTCGGCGCGAGGCTACCGCCTGGCGGTACACGCGAACACGTCGATCGTCGACGCACAGCGGCTGGCCGATGAATTGTCGGCCGCCGGTAGCGAATCGATCACGGTCGCCGCCGACGTGCGCGACGAGCGGGCGGTGAGCGCTGCCGTCCGCCGGGCGCACGATCACTTTGGCAGGATCGACGCCCTGGTGAATTGCGCCGCGATCTGGCAAAAGAAACGCCTGGAAGAAGTCACGGCCGACGATGTGCGGCGGAACTTCGAGATCAACACGCTCGGCACGTTTCTGTTCTGCCAGCAAGTGGGGCAAATCATGGTCGGACAAACGCAAGGCGGAACGATCGTCAACTTCGGCGATTGGGCCATTGCGCGGCCGTACCTCGATTACGCGGCGTACTTTCCCTCGAAAGGGGCAATTCCTACGCTTACACGCACCTTTGCCGCGGAACTGGCCAGCCGGAATCCACGTATCCGCGTGAATGCCATTCTGCCGGGACCGGTCATGCTACCCGATGATCTTTCGCCCAGCGAGCGAGCGAAGGCGATCGCCGGCACGCTTTTACGACGCGAGGGATCGCCGCAAAACATCGCCCAGGCGGTCGTATTCCTTTTGGAAAACGACTACATTACCGGTGTTTGCTTGCCCGTGGACGGGGGGCGCAGCGTTTTTGGAATCTAG
- a CDS encoding prepilin peptidase: protein MTFPRHFDRMALAPLLILLWCFAVGACVGSFLNVVAWRLPLGMSLLWPGSHCPKCKKPIRIYDNVPVLGWLMLGGRCRACRAPISPRYPAVEFATGCAFAALAYVELVRAGLNLPGVAPESSKGLLALWLYHALLASLLIVTVLFAWDGARVPPRFIVLGLAAGLFLPLYAPGLYPTDELGDFAEPGLGFAGVLVGAALGVLIVWSSTGRARDAEIPFEPSVVAATFVGAFLGPRPALDIAAVTLALSFVGRLAKMPSGRKTAPATAVLAVVAIAYIAVWRWVVELRWPARYESREMIGLTGAAAVLLGVLSFLLMRIQKRRGA, encoded by the coding sequence ATGACTTTTCCGCGGCACTTTGATCGCATGGCCTTAGCACCGCTCTTGATTCTGCTGTGGTGCTTTGCCGTGGGGGCGTGCGTAGGCAGCTTCTTGAACGTTGTCGCGTGGCGGCTGCCGCTGGGGATGAGCTTGTTGTGGCCGGGCTCCCACTGCCCGAAGTGCAAAAAGCCGATCCGGATTTACGACAATGTGCCGGTGCTGGGCTGGCTGATGCTAGGCGGGCGGTGCCGCGCCTGTCGGGCGCCGATTTCGCCGCGCTACCCGGCGGTGGAATTTGCGACGGGTTGCGCCTTCGCCGCGCTGGCTTACGTCGAACTGGTAAGGGCCGGCTTAAATCTGCCCGGCGTTGCGCCGGAATCGTCAAAGGGCTTGCTGGCCCTCTGGTTGTATCACGCTCTCTTGGCCTCGCTGCTGATCGTCACGGTGCTTTTCGCTTGGGATGGCGCCCGCGTGCCGCCACGGTTTATCGTGCTGGGCCTGGCCGCGGGGCTGTTTTTGCCGCTCTACGCCCCGGGACTCTATCCCACCGACGAACTCGGTGACTTTGCCGAGCCGGGCTTGGGGTTCGCCGGAGTGCTCGTCGGCGCGGCGCTGGGCGTGCTGATCGTCTGGTCATCGACCGGCCGAGCCCGGGATGCCGAAATCCCCTTCGAGCCATCGGTCGTTGCCGCGACTTTCGTGGGTGCGTTTCTCGGACCGCGGCCGGCGCTCGATATCGCGGCCGTCACGCTGGCTTTGTCATTCGTCGGGCGGCTGGCGAAAATGCCATCGGGTCGCAAAACCGCACCAGCCACGGCCGTTCTGGCAGTCGTTGCGATCGCGTATATCGCTGTCTGGAGATGGGTGGTCGAGCTGCGCTGGCCAGCCCGTTACGAATCGCGGGAGATGATCGGGCTAACCGGCGCGGCCGCGGTGCTGCTTGGCGTGCTCTCGTTTCTGCTTATGCGCATTCAAAAGCGGCGCGGTGCCTGA
- a CDS encoding UbiD family decarboxylase: protein MGYRTLAACIADLERARQLVRIGEEIDPYLEAAEIQRRVYAAGGPAVYYARVRGTPFPMVSNLFGTIERLRFMFRDTLEAVSRLVELKVDPSQAARRPWRYLPAARTGLHMLPQFVRSGAILAHETTVDQLPQLTSWPDDGGPFVTLPQVYTEDADAPGWRQSNLGMYRVQLAGNQYRANEEVGLHYQIHRGIGVHHAAAIRRGEPLKVNILVGGPPALAVAAVMPLPEGMPEVTFAGALGGRRLRMVRPSSGGLPIVAEADFCITGHVDPDRQLPEGPFGDHLGYYSLAHDFPVLRVEHVYHRPGAIWPFTTVGRPPQEDTSFGQFIHELTGPVVPTLVPGVRAVHAVDAAGVHPLLLAIGSERYVPYAVRRQPQELLTQANALLGQGQMSLAKYLLIVDGEDDSRLDIHDIRAFLGHLLARVNWGRDLHFQTRTTIDTLDYSGTGLNEGSKVVIAASGPVVRELPATISELPRLPDDFHDPRVALPGVLVVTGPKHRGRDDTSVEAFCAAFTPSDTINRFPLVVIVDDSEFASRSLNNFLWVTFTRSNPAADVHGIAAATEAKHWGCAGSLVIDARAKPHHAPPLVEDPEVSRRVDRLAARGGPLHGII, encoded by the coding sequence ATGGGCTACCGGACGCTCGCCGCTTGTATTGCCGATCTCGAGCGTGCCCGGCAGCTCGTGCGCATCGGAGAAGAGATCGACCCGTACCTCGAAGCGGCCGAGATCCAGCGCCGCGTCTATGCCGCTGGCGGGCCTGCCGTCTACTACGCGCGGGTGCGCGGCACGCCTTTCCCGATGGTCAGTAACCTGTTCGGCACCATCGAGCGGTTACGGTTCATGTTTCGCGACACGCTCGAGGCCGTGTCGCGGCTGGTCGAGCTGAAAGTCGATCCCAGCCAGGCGGCGCGGCGCCCCTGGCGCTATCTTCCCGCGGCGCGCACGGGTTTGCACATGCTGCCGCAATTCGTGCGCAGCGGGGCGATTCTCGCGCACGAGACAACCGTTGACCAATTGCCGCAACTGACCAGTTGGCCCGACGATGGCGGCCCCTTCGTCACGCTTCCGCAGGTCTACACGGAGGATGCCGACGCACCCGGTTGGCGACAATCGAACCTGGGAATGTACCGCGTGCAGCTGGCGGGCAATCAGTATCGCGCGAATGAGGAAGTCGGGCTGCACTACCAGATTCACCGCGGCATCGGCGTGCATCATGCCGCGGCCATTCGTCGTGGCGAACCGTTGAAGGTCAACATCCTGGTCGGCGGACCACCGGCGCTGGCCGTGGCTGCGGTCATGCCGCTGCCGGAAGGAATGCCCGAGGTGACATTTGCCGGCGCACTGGGCGGGCGTCGCTTGCGCATGGTGCGACCATCGTCCGGTGGCTTGCCGATCGTGGCCGAGGCCGACTTTTGCATTACGGGCCATGTCGATCCCGATCGGCAATTGCCCGAGGGCCCCTTTGGCGACCATTTGGGTTATTACTCGCTGGCGCACGATTTCCCCGTGCTACGCGTCGAGCACGTGTATCACCGGCCCGGGGCCATCTGGCCGTTCACAACGGTCGGGCGGCCACCGCAGGAGGATACATCCTTCGGACAATTCATCCACGAGCTGACGGGGCCCGTGGTGCCGACGCTGGTGCCGGGGGTGCGCGCAGTACACGCTGTCGATGCGGCCGGTGTGCATCCGCTGCTGTTGGCGATCGGCAGCGAGCGCTACGTCCCCTATGCGGTGCGCCGGCAACCGCAAGAGTTACTCACGCAGGCCAACGCCCTGTTGGGGCAGGGGCAAATGTCACTGGCCAAGTATCTGCTGATCGTGGATGGGGAAGACGACTCGCGGCTCGACATCCATGACATTCGGGCGTTCCTCGGTCACTTGCTCGCGCGTGTCAATTGGGGGCGCGACCTGCATTTCCAGACGCGAACCACGATCGATACGCTCGATTATTCCGGTACCGGGCTGAACGAGGGATCGAAAGTCGTCATCGCCGCCTCCGGCCCGGTGGTGCGCGAATTGCCCGCGACGATTTCCGAGCTTCCGCGGTTGCCGGACGACTTCCACGATCCGCGCGTGGCGCTGCCAGGGGTACTCGTCGTGACAGGGCCCAAGCATCGCGGACGGGACGACACGAGCGTCGAAGCGTTCTGCGCAGCCTTTACCCCGAGTGATACGATCAATCGGTTTCCGCTCGTCGTCATTGTTGACGATAGCGAGTTCGCCTCGCGGTCGCTTAACAATTTCCTGTGGGTCACGTTCACCCGCTCGAATCCGGCGGCGGATGTTCACGGCATCGCGGCCGCGACCGAGGCCAAACACTGGGGTTGCGCGGGCTCGCTCGTGATCGACGCCCGGGCGAAACCGCACCATGCGCCGCCACTTGTCGAAGACCCGGAAGTGTCGCGGCGTGTCGATCGCCTGGCCGCGCGCGGCGGCCCGCTGCACGGTATTATTTAG
- a CDS encoding DinB family protein, with protein sequence MSTNSLGRPEMDEYHGPFARYVELVPERGVLDLLAEQHKSAVAMLQPLDEATANTLHPPYTWSIKEVIGHITDAERVFAYRALRAARGDTTPLPGFEENDYARQAHHGTFPHADLLSEFSHVRQASIDLFRHLDEAAWLRRVTASGMLLSVRAWAYVIVGHARHHLAIVARRLGQGSRSDQTGL encoded by the coding sequence ATGTCGACGAACAGCCTGGGACGCCCCGAAATGGACGAGTATCATGGCCCCTTCGCCCGCTATGTCGAACTTGTGCCCGAGCGGGGCGTGCTCGACCTGTTGGCCGAGCAACATAAGTCGGCGGTCGCCATGCTACAACCGCTCGACGAGGCGACGGCTAACACCTTGCACCCACCCTACACATGGTCGATCAAGGAAGTCATCGGCCATATCACGGACGCTGAGCGAGTTTTTGCGTATCGAGCGCTGCGTGCGGCACGCGGCGACACGACCCCGCTGCCCGGCTTCGAAGAAAATGATTACGCCCGCCAGGCCCATCACGGCACCTTTCCGCACGCCGATTTGTTGTCTGAATTCAGCCACGTGCGGCAGGCCAGCATCGATCTCTTCCGCCACCTGGACGAAGCGGCCTGGCTGCGGCGCGTAACGGCCTCGGGCATGTTGCTCAGCGTACGCGCCTGGGCCTACGTGATCGTGGGCCACGCCCGGCATCACCTGGCGATCGTCGCGCGAAGGCTGGGGCAGGGAAGCCGATCGGACCAGACTGGGCTTTAG
- a CDS encoding TlpA disulfide reductase family protein, whose translation MARPNRLKTSGASAAFLLAMCVTVAGLLFAPGYADDDAGKPADTQDKAQPANLYLARPGLSPEQLLDFIDRMKSKPKSLRSRPGFSLAILDAADRILASDADASLKTVALLERLTELHYQAARGDKACDDQIRELLPVLQKDTREKIVAEVRFLDLEQRVLAADEVPPEKLPPLLDEVREYVSKSTPSARDLRLASGTVRIINRVPDDELAARSYREFGAAFARSDDRELARYGRSIEKATKPPSLIGKPLEISGTQVDGMPMDWASYRGKIVLVDFWATWCGPCRAEIPQLKETFATFHKRGFEVIGISLDTDFAALTEVLRDEEIPWPNLFNEGDRGGWKHPLAVKYDIHAIPASFLVDREGKVIAIDLRGPQLIEQLERLLPAAP comes from the coding sequence GTGGCTCGCCCGAATCGACTCAAGACGTCTGGCGCGTCAGCCGCCTTCCTGCTCGCCATGTGCGTGACCGTCGCCGGTCTCCTGTTTGCACCGGGCTACGCCGACGACGATGCCGGCAAACCGGCGGATACGCAAGACAAGGCCCAGCCGGCGAACTTGTACCTGGCCCGGCCTGGGCTGTCACCCGAACAATTACTCGATTTCATCGATCGCATGAAATCGAAGCCCAAGAGCCTGCGCAGTCGGCCTGGCTTTTCGCTGGCGATCCTCGACGCGGCGGATCGCATTCTCGCGTCCGATGCCGATGCTTCGCTAAAAACCGTCGCACTCCTCGAGCGGCTGACCGAATTGCATTATCAGGCCGCGCGGGGGGACAAGGCGTGCGACGATCAGATTCGCGAACTGCTGCCGGTCCTGCAAAAGGATACGCGCGAGAAGATCGTGGCCGAAGTGCGCTTTCTTGACCTCGAACAGCGCGTCTTAGCAGCCGATGAGGTGCCGCCCGAAAAGCTCCCCCCGCTGTTGGACGAAGTGCGCGAGTACGTGAGCAAAAGCACGCCCTCGGCCCGCGATCTTCGTCTGGCGTCGGGCACGGTGCGGATCATCAACCGCGTGCCGGACGATGAGCTTGCGGCGCGTTCGTATCGTGAGTTCGGCGCGGCCTTTGCTCGCAGTGACGATCGCGAGCTAGCCCGTTACGGCCGCAGCATTGAAAAAGCCACCAAGCCACCGAGCCTGATCGGCAAGCCGCTCGAGATTTCCGGGACGCAAGTCGACGGGATGCCGATGGATTGGGCGTCGTATCGTGGCAAGATCGTGCTGGTCGATTTTTGGGCTACCTGGTGCGGGCCGTGTCGGGCCGAGATCCCGCAGCTCAAAGAGACTTTCGCGACGTTTCACAAGCGCGGCTTCGAAGTGATCGGGATCAGCCTGGACACCGATTTCGCCGCGCTGACCGAGGTGTTGCGCGACGAGGAAATCCCCTGGCCCAACTTGTTCAACGAAGGTGACCGCGGCGGCTGGAAGCATCCGCTCGCGGTGAAATACGACATTCATGCAATTCCCGCGTCTTTCCTCGTCGATCGCGAGGGGAAGGTGATCGCGATCGATCTGCGCGGTCCGCAACTGATCGAACAATTGGAGCGATTGTTGCCCGCGGCGCCCTGA